One window from the genome of Calditrichota bacterium encodes:
- a CDS encoding NAD-dependent epimerase/dehydratase family protein, which translates to MKYFLVSGACGFVGRNLVKRLYKTTDAIIFMIDDLSIGTHPSQWLADTTVVQNKDLEIFGKDERLVFWKGDFRKFVGDLLENPAYLKDKYGMNIDKFNDVYHFAAIVGGRAKIDGDPMAVALDLAIDAEFFYWVCQHKPDRVLYPSSSAAYPIDLQAESGAVALKETDIDFQSNLGKPDMTYGWSKLTGEYLAQIAAKYYGISVACVRPFSGYGEDQDLSYPVPAIADRAARKENPFEVWGTGKQARDFVHIDDAIDCILMAMDNIHDGSAINIGSGKLTSFLEIIELFTKFAGYKPTIKPLLDKPVGVHSRYANMDYVKSKFGWEPHISLEEGMRRVYEARLKEI; encoded by the coding sequence ATGAAATATTTTCTCGTGTCAGGAGCATGCGGCTTTGTCGGGAGAAATTTGGTAAAGCGATTATATAAAACAACTGATGCAATTATTTTTATGATTGATGATCTTTCCATTGGCACTCATCCGTCACAATGGTTGGCAGATACAACTGTTGTGCAAAATAAAGACCTGGAAATATTTGGCAAAGATGAGAGACTTGTTTTTTGGAAAGGGGATTTCAGAAAATTTGTGGGGGATCTTTTAGAAAATCCGGCATATCTGAAAGATAAATATGGGATGAATATTGATAAATTTAATGATGTATATCATTTTGCGGCTATCGTGGGTGGGCGCGCGAAAATTGATGGTGACCCCATGGCTGTGGCTTTAGACCTTGCCATTGATGCAGAATTTTTCTATTGGGTTTGCCAACATAAGCCGGATAGAGTTCTTTATCCGAGTTCGAGTGCTGCCTATCCTATCGACTTGCAAGCTGAAAGCGGCGCAGTTGCACTGAAAGAAACAGACATAGATTTTCAATCGAATCTTGGAAAACCGGACATGACCTATGGCTGGTCGAAACTCACCGGAGAATATCTTGCACAAATCGCTGCAAAATATTATGGAATTTCAGTTGCCTGTGTCAGGCCTTTTTCTGGCTATGGCGAAGATCAGGATCTCTCCTATCCTGTTCCTGCAATCGCTGATCGCGCTGCCAGGAAAGAAAATCCTTTTGAAGTGTGGGGAACAGGAAAACAGGCGAGAGATTTTGTGCATATTGATGATGCCATCGATTGTATCCTGATGGCAATGGACAATATTCATGATGGTTCGGCGATTAATATTGGTTCAGGGAAATTAACTTCTTTCCTTGAAATCATTGAACTTTTTACAAAATTTGCCGGTTATAAGCCCACAATTAAGCCTCTGCTGGATAAACCAGTGGGCGTGCATTCCAGATACGCAAATATGGACTATGTGAAAAGTAAATTTGGCTGGGAGCCTCATATTTCTCTGGAAGAAGGAATGCGCCGGGTTTATGAAGCGAGGCTAAAAGAGATTTAA